A portion of the Achromobacter sp. MFA1 R4 genome contains these proteins:
- a CDS encoding Lrp/AsnC family transcriptional regulator — MDKTDIGILKALQEDGRASAQQLSEKVGLSAAPVWRRVKAMEASGVIQGYSAQVDRSKVGLGCMFAQISLERHSANTVENFERSVRDAPEILECYAVTGDSDFLLKILVESPEAYDRFLHRFLFNMPGIRQTRTIVALREIKHEQRLPL, encoded by the coding sequence ATGGACAAGACCGATATCGGCATCCTCAAGGCCCTGCAAGAGGACGGACGGGCCTCGGCGCAACAGCTTTCCGAGAAGGTCGGGCTGTCGGCTGCGCCGGTGTGGCGGCGGGTGAAGGCCATGGAGGCGAGCGGCGTGATCCAGGGCTACAGCGCCCAGGTCGACCGCAGCAAGGTGGGGCTGGGCTGCATGTTTGCGCAGATCAGCCTGGAGCGGCATTCGGCCAACACGGTCGAGAACTTCGAGCGGTCGGTGCGCGACGCGCCCGAGATCCTGGAGTGCTATGCGGTGACCGGCGACTCGGATTTCCTGCTGAAGATCCTGGTGGAAAGCCCGGAAGCCTATGACCGCTTCCTGCACCGGTTCCTGTTCAACATGCCCGGCATCCGCCAGACGCGCACCATCGTGGCGCTGCGCGAGATCAAGCACGAGCAGCGGCTGCCGCTGTAA
- a CDS encoding MFS transporter codes for MPAMSSEARAIALLALAAFVSASAFRICDPMLPQLAAEFGTTTGQAARAVTAFAVAYGVLQMFFGPVGDRYGKYRVVSVATVACALGSAGAVMAGSLDVLVFCRALSGAAGAGIVPLSMAWIGDNVPYERRQATLARFLTGTILGMSAGQLAGGLFADTVGWRWAFAALVAGYLIVGVLLHLEVRRQRAAGFAQVDPGAVRQGFIAQARLVLGAPWARVVLATVFVEGLLVFGALAFAPSYLHARFDISLTAAGALVAVYAVGGLIYTVVAGRILKRLGERGLAIAGGLVLGVAFLSYLLGPVWMWSLLASVLAGFGYYLLHATLQTNATQMVPSARGTAVAWFASCLFMGQAAGVALAGAVVDEIGAGALFGGSAVLLPLLGAFFARALKARAALQRS; via the coding sequence ATGCCCGCCATGTCCTCCGAAGCACGCGCGATCGCGCTGCTTGCCCTGGCCGCCTTCGTCAGCGCCAGCGCTTTCCGTATCTGTGATCCCATGCTGCCGCAATTGGCGGCGGAATTCGGCACCACCACCGGACAGGCCGCCCGCGCGGTCACGGCGTTCGCCGTGGCCTATGGCGTGCTGCAGATGTTCTTCGGTCCGGTGGGTGACCGCTATGGCAAGTACCGCGTCGTCAGCGTCGCGACGGTGGCCTGCGCGCTGGGCAGCGCGGGCGCGGTCATGGCCGGGTCGCTCGATGTGCTGGTGTTCTGCCGCGCGCTGTCAGGCGCGGCGGGCGCGGGTATCGTGCCCCTGTCCATGGCCTGGATCGGCGACAACGTGCCTTACGAACGCCGGCAGGCGACGCTGGCGCGCTTTCTGACCGGGACCATTCTGGGCATGTCCGCCGGCCAGTTGGCGGGCGGCCTGTTCGCCGACACGGTGGGCTGGCGCTGGGCGTTCGCGGCGCTGGTGGCCGGCTACCTCATCGTGGGCGTGCTGCTGCACCTGGAAGTGCGGCGCCAGCGCGCGGCGGGCTTTGCCCAGGTCGATCCCGGCGCGGTGCGTCAGGGTTTCATCGCCCAGGCCCGGCTGGTGCTGGGCGCGCCGTGGGCGCGGGTCGTGCTGGCGACGGTGTTCGTCGAAGGGCTGCTGGTGTTTGGCGCGCTGGCTTTCGCGCCCTCGTACCTGCATGCGCGTTTCGACATCTCGCTGACCGCCGCCGGCGCGCTGGTCGCGGTCTACGCCGTGGGCGGGCTGATCTACACGGTCGTCGCCGGCCGCATCCTCAAGCGTCTCGGCGAGCGCGGCCTGGCCATCGCGGGCGGGCTGGTGCTGGGCGTGGCGTTCCTGTCGTACCTGCTGGGACCGGTCTGGATGTGGAGCCTGTTGGCCAGCGTTCTGGCGGGCTTTGGCTACTACCTGCTGCACGCCACGCTGCAGACGAACGCGACGCAGATGGTGCCGTCCGCGCGCGGCACGGCGGTGGCGTGGTTCGCGTCCTGCCTCTTCATGGGGCAGGCGGCCGGCGTGGCGCTGGCGGGGGCGGTGGTGGACGAGATCGGCGCCGGCGCGCTGTTCGGCGGCTCGGCCGTGCTGTTGCCGCTGCTGGGCGCGTTCTTTGCGCGGGCGCTGAAGGCGAGGGCGGCGCTGCAGCGATCCTGA
- the gltX gene encoding glutamate--tRNA ligase, with amino-acid sequence MTSNAPTPIRTRFAPSPTGFLHLGGARTALFSWAFARHHKGTFVLRIEDTDVERSTPEAVQAILDSMDWLGMQPDEGPFYQMQRMDRYREVVAQMLAAGTAYHCYSSPEEVEAMREAARARGDKPRYDGTWRPEPGKTLPAIPEGRKPVVRFKNPQEGATSWNDMVKGTISFDNTELDDLIIARPDGTPTYNFCVVVDDWDMGITHVLRGDDHVNNTPRQINILRALGATLPEYGHVPMILGPDGEKLSKRHGAVNVMEYDNEGYLPEAMINYLARLGWSHGDDEIFSREQLVSWFDTKHLSKSASQWDPKKLNWVNAHYIKQMDNAELAERVATRIAARGGYPEKIDLPGVMGLLKDRAETLEQLADGAMLFCGEFKGAPADLAEQHLTASAREALADFAQRAQDADWTREALSVLIKAVLADRGLKMPQLAIPLRVAVTGQTQTPAVDAVLALLGKETVLKRLAAI; translated from the coding sequence ATGACCTCCAACGCCCCTACTCCCATTCGTACCCGCTTCGCGCCTTCGCCCACGGGTTTCCTGCACCTGGGCGGCGCGCGCACCGCGCTGTTCTCCTGGGCCTTCGCGCGCCATCACAAGGGCACCTTCGTGCTGCGCATCGAGGACACGGACGTCGAGCGCTCCACGCCGGAAGCGGTGCAGGCCATCCTGGACAGCATGGACTGGCTGGGCATGCAGCCCGACGAAGGCCCGTTCTACCAGATGCAGCGCATGGACCGGTACCGCGAAGTCGTGGCCCAGATGCTGGCCGCCGGCACCGCCTACCACTGCTACAGCTCGCCCGAGGAAGTCGAGGCCATGCGCGAGGCCGCCCGCGCCCGCGGCGACAAGCCGCGCTATGACGGCACCTGGCGCCCCGAACCCGGCAAGACCCTGCCCGCCATCCCCGAAGGCAGGAAGCCCGTCGTGCGCTTCAAGAATCCCCAGGAAGGCGCCACGTCCTGGAACGACATGGTCAAGGGCACGATCAGCTTCGACAACACCGAACTGGACGACCTGATCATCGCGCGCCCTGACGGCACGCCCACCTACAACTTCTGCGTGGTGGTCGACGACTGGGACATGGGCATCACCCACGTCCTGCGCGGCGACGACCACGTCAACAACACGCCCCGCCAGATCAACATCCTGCGCGCGCTGGGCGCCACCCTGCCCGAATACGGCCACGTGCCCATGATCCTGGGCCCGGACGGCGAAAAGCTGTCCAAGCGCCACGGCGCGGTCAACGTCATGGAGTACGACAACGAGGGCTACCTGCCCGAGGCCATGATCAACTACCTGGCCCGCCTGGGCTGGAGCCACGGCGACGACGAGATCTTCTCGCGCGAACAACTGGTGTCCTGGTTCGACACCAAGCACCTGTCCAAGTCCGCCTCGCAGTGGGATCCCAAGAAGCTGAACTGGGTCAACGCCCACTACATCAAGCAGATGGACAACGCCGAGCTGGCCGAGCGCGTGGCGACGCGCATCGCGGCGCGCGGCGGCTACCCCGAGAAGATCGACCTGCCGGGCGTCATGGGCCTGCTGAAAGACCGCGCCGAGACGCTGGAGCAACTGGCCGACGGCGCCATGCTTTTCTGCGGTGAGTTCAAGGGCGCGCCGGCCGACCTGGCCGAGCAGCACCTGACCGCCTCCGCCCGCGAGGCGCTGGCCGATTTCGCCCAGCGCGCCCAGGATGCCGACTGGACCCGCGAGGCCCTGTCCGTGCTCATCAAGGCGGTGCTGGCCGACCGTGGCCTGAAGATGCCGCAACTGGCCATCCCGCTGCGCGTGGCGGTCACGGGCCAGACGCAGACGCCGGCCGTGGACGCGGTGCTGGCGCTGCTGGGCAAGGAAACCGTGCTCAAGCGCCTGGCCGCCATCTGA
- a CDS encoding indolepyruvate ferredoxin oxidoreductase family protein, translating into MDGTPAAAPQLDLEYQLADNLTRESGRIFLTGTQALVRIMLTQRRVDRERGLNTAGFVSGYRGSPLGGVDMAMWKAQKALDANQITFLPGINEDMAATAVMGTQQAGVRADRNVDGVFAMWYGKGPGVDRAGDALHHGNAAGASRNGGVLVVVGDDHTAVSSSIPHASEASLIGWQMPIVHPTSIDEYETFALWGWALSRHSGAWVAFKAVSETIESGHSFTPAPVQSYPMPADPDLPPESLEYSARDFLSLAVETRMNLRLQAVAAFARRHSIDKLICPAPKATVGIVTVGKAHLDTMEALARLGVDTVTANAPVRIYKPGLTWPMDTGRLLEFARGLSHILVVEEKGAVVESQIKDMLFNLPDRPTVVGKKGLDGEPMVPSAGQLRPSLLAAPLAGWLSRAAGLPVRRDLSAFACQAPLSNDADGMRRRPYFCSGCPHSTSTKVPEGSQALSGVGCHYMAAWMDRDTGGLTQMGGEGVDWIGLSRYTKMPHIFQNMGEGTYYHSGYLAIRQAVAARANITYKILFNDAVAMTGGQPVDGPISVPQICQQLRGENVARIVVTTDEPEKYQGVDLGPGIKVHHRRELDALQRELREIPGVTVLIHDQTCAAEKRRRRKKNQFPDPARRMLINSAVCEGCGDCGVQSNCLSVVPLETPYGRKRAIDQSSCNKDYSCAEGFCPSFVSVMGGKPRKSAAPKADQERLQRLIGELPQPDTPSPDHPYRLLVAGMGGTGVITIGAIVSMAAHLEGLSAAVLDLTGLAQKGGTVVSHIRLAPAGASPGPVRLDWQQADAAILCDPVAAVAPDSLGALRHGHTKVTVNTYVAPVSEFTRNPDAAMRPEALLAKIRHAAGEAHTAAIDAHEAALALFGDSILSNMFMLGYAWQRGGVPLSQAAIYRAIELNGVAVAANRAAFDSGRLAAHRPEALEGALRPRAQVVQLHVPETFERAVARRIEDLTAYQDAAYARAYQDVVEAVAARERELAPDAKTPKLAMAVARGLYKLMAYKDEYEVARLYTGDAFKAQLQGQFEGDYSLRFHMAPPIFARKDPRTGVPRKMTLGPRTMSALKVLTRLKGLRGTWFDPFGHTAERRMERALVREYRQTIEQLLAGLTQDKLAQAATIAALAENIRGFGHIKAANVEKYRTDLARLMQSYTAPAPHAIPLRKTA; encoded by the coding sequence ATGGACGGTACCCCCGCCGCCGCCCCCCAGCTCGACCTTGAGTACCAGCTCGCCGACAACCTCACCCGGGAGTCCGGCCGCATCTTCCTGACCGGCACCCAGGCCCTGGTGCGCATCATGCTCACGCAGCGCCGGGTGGACCGCGAACGCGGCCTGAACACCGCCGGCTTCGTGTCGGGCTACCGCGGGTCGCCGCTGGGCGGCGTGGACATGGCCATGTGGAAGGCGCAGAAGGCGCTGGACGCCAACCAGATCACCTTCCTGCCCGGCATCAATGAAGACATGGCGGCCACCGCCGTCATGGGCACGCAGCAGGCCGGCGTGCGCGCCGACCGCAACGTCGATGGCGTATTCGCCATGTGGTACGGCAAGGGGCCTGGCGTGGACCGCGCCGGCGACGCGCTGCATCACGGCAATGCCGCCGGCGCTTCGCGCAACGGCGGGGTGCTGGTGGTGGTGGGCGACGACCACACCGCGGTGTCCTCCTCGATTCCGCACGCCAGCGAAGCGTCGCTGATCGGCTGGCAGATGCCCATCGTGCATCCGACCTCCATCGACGAATACGAAACGTTCGCGCTGTGGGGCTGGGCGCTCTCGCGCCATTCGGGCGCGTGGGTCGCGTTCAAGGCCGTATCCGAGACCATCGAAAGCGGCCACTCGTTCACGCCCGCCCCGGTCCAGTCCTACCCCATGCCCGCGGACCCGGACCTGCCGCCCGAGTCGCTGGAGTATTCGGCGCGCGATTTCCTGTCGCTGGCTGTCGAGACGCGCATGAACCTGCGCCTGCAGGCGGTCGCCGCCTTCGCGCGCCGCCACAGCATCGACAAGCTGATCTGTCCGGCGCCCAAGGCGACGGTGGGCATCGTCACGGTGGGCAAGGCGCACCTGGACACCATGGAAGCGCTGGCGCGCCTGGGCGTGGACACCGTCACGGCGAACGCCCCGGTCCGGATCTACAAGCCGGGCCTGACCTGGCCGATGGACACCGGCCGCCTGCTGGAATTCGCGCGCGGGCTGTCGCACATCCTGGTCGTCGAAGAAAAAGGCGCGGTGGTCGAAAGCCAGATCAAGGACATGCTGTTCAACCTGCCGGACCGGCCGACGGTCGTGGGCAAGAAGGGACTGGACGGCGAGCCGATGGTGCCGTCGGCCGGTCAGTTGCGTCCGTCGCTGCTGGCCGCGCCGCTGGCCGGCTGGCTCTCGCGCGCCGCCGGCCTGCCCGTCAGGCGCGACCTGTCGGCCTTCGCATGCCAGGCCCCGCTATCCAACGACGCGGACGGCATGCGCCGCCGTCCCTACTTCTGTTCGGGCTGTCCGCACAGCACGTCGACCAAGGTGCCCGAAGGCAGCCAGGCGCTGTCCGGCGTGGGGTGCCACTACATGGCGGCGTGGATGGACCGCGACACGGGCGGCCTCACGCAGATGGGCGGCGAAGGCGTCGACTGGATCGGCCTGTCCCGCTACACGAAAATGCCGCACATCTTCCAGAACATGGGCGAAGGCACGTACTACCACTCCGGGTACCTCGCCATCCGCCAGGCTGTCGCGGCGCGTGCCAACATCACGTACAAGATCCTCTTCAACGATGCGGTCGCGATGACGGGCGGCCAGCCGGTCGACGGCCCGATCTCCGTGCCGCAGATCTGCCAGCAATTGCGCGGCGAGAACGTGGCGCGCATCGTGGTCACGACCGACGAGCCCGAGAAATACCAGGGCGTGGACCTGGGCCCCGGCATCAAGGTCCACCACCGCCGGGAGCTGGACGCGCTGCAGCGCGAACTGCGCGAGATCCCCGGCGTGACGGTGCTGATCCACGACCAGACCTGCGCCGCCGAAAAGCGCCGCCGCCGCAAGAAGAACCAGTTTCCGGACCCGGCGCGCCGCATGCTGATCAATAGCGCCGTCTGCGAGGGCTGCGGCGATTGCGGCGTGCAGTCCAACTGCCTGTCCGTCGTGCCGCTGGAAACGCCTTACGGCCGCAAGCGCGCGATCGATCAATCCAGCTGCAACAAGGACTACTCGTGCGCGGAGGGCTTCTGCCCCAGCTTCGTGTCGGTGATGGGCGGCAAGCCCAGAAAGAGCGCGGCGCCCAAGGCCGACCAGGAACGCCTGCAGCGACTGATCGGCGAGCTGCCGCAGCCGGACACGCCCTCGCCCGACCATCCCTACCGGCTGCTCGTCGCCGGCATGGGCGGCACCGGCGTCATCACCATCGGCGCCATCGTGTCCATGGCCGCGCACCTGGAAGGCCTGTCGGCCGCGGTGCTGGACCTGACCGGCCTGGCGCAGAAGGGCGGCACGGTCGTCAGCCACATCCGCCTCGCCCCCGCGGGCGCGTCCCCCGGCCCCGTGCGCCTGGACTGGCAGCAGGCCGACGCCGCCATCCTGTGCGATCCGGTGGCCGCCGTGGCGCCCGACTCGCTGGGCGCCCTGCGCCACGGCCACACCAAGGTCACGGTCAACACCTACGTCGCGCCGGTGTCGGAGTTCACCCGCAACCCCGATGCCGCGATGCGCCCCGAGGCGCTGCTGGCCAAGATCCGGCATGCGGCCGGCGAGGCGCACACGGCCGCGATCGACGCGCATGAAGCTGCACTCGCGCTGTTCGGCGACAGCATCCTGTCCAACATGTTCATGCTCGGCTACGCCTGGCAGCGCGGCGGCGTGCCGCTCTCGCAGGCCGCCATCTACCGCGCCATCGAGCTGAACGGCGTGGCGGTCGCGGCCAACCGCGCCGCCTTCGACAGCGGCCGGCTCGCCGCGCATCGCCCCGAGGCGCTGGAAGGCGCGTTGCGCCCGCGCGCGCAGGTCGTGCAGTTGCACGTCCCCGAAACCTTCGAACGCGCCGTGGCCCGCCGCATCGAGGACCTCACGGCCTATCAGGACGCGGCCTACGCCCGCGCATACCAGGACGTGGTCGAGGCCGTCGCCGCCCGCGAACGGGAGCTCGCGCCCGACGCCAAGACGCCGAAGCTGGCGATGGCGGTGGCGCGCGGCCTGTACAAGCTGATGGCCTACAAGGACGAATACGAGGTGGCGCGCCTCTATACCGGCGACGCGTTCAAGGCCCAGCTTCAGGGCCAGTTCGAGGGCGACTACAGCCTGCGCTTTCACATGGCGCCGCCCATCTTCGCCCGCAAGGACCCGCGCACCGGCGTGCCGCGCAAGATGACGCTGGGCCCGCGCACGATGTCGGCGTTGAAAGTGCTGACGCGGCTGAAGGGCTTGCGCGGCACCTGGTTCGATCCGTTCGGCCACACCGCCGAACGCAGGATGGAGCGCGCGCTGGTGCGGGAGTACCGCCAGACCATTGAACAACTGCTTGCGGGGCTGACCCAGGACAAGCTCGCACAAGCGGCTACAATCGCCGCCCTGGCAGAAAACATTCGCGGTTTCGGCCACATCAAGGCCGCGAACGTCGAGAAGTACCGGACCGATTTGGCCCGGCTCATGCAGAGCTATACAGCACCGGCCCCGCACGCCATCCCCCTGCGGAAAACCGCATAA
- a CDS encoding alpha/beta fold hydrolase: protein MTNASPISCPFPATDPLDFSAADRLSVRPAGQGRLLIGAARQGRGPGLLFVPGAYHGAWCYAHYLAYFAAAGLACAALDMRGHGALPQDAAFLRTTIGDLAEDVVSALDALDGPAVLVGHSMGALPALLAAGRRPVAGVVLLAPSPPGDLPGALALPPVPADVLRAAPGDAEIRARFLATTPDRDVRDVARRLCAESPQVLNDRYLLRVAVDPASIRVPGLCLQAGLDTHDRHPPGQDEAIARRYGFAHATLAGQPHCMMYADRWQVSAAAILDWHRSRFG, encoded by the coding sequence ATGACCAACGCTTCCCCGATTTCCTGCCCCTTTCCCGCCACGGACCCGCTGGATTTCAGCGCGGCCGACCGGCTTTCCGTTCGCCCCGCGGGCCAGGGCCGCCTCCTGATCGGCGCCGCGCGCCAAGGCCGTGGACCCGGCCTGCTGTTCGTGCCGGGCGCGTACCACGGTGCCTGGTGCTACGCGCACTATCTCGCGTACTTCGCGGCGGCCGGCCTGGCCTGCGCGGCGCTGGACATGCGCGGCCACGGCGCATTGCCGCAGGATGCCGCGTTCTTGCGCACCACCATCGGCGACCTGGCCGAGGACGTCGTCAGCGCGCTGGACGCGTTGGACGGGCCTGCCGTCCTGGTCGGCCACAGCATGGGCGCCCTGCCGGCACTCCTGGCGGCCGGCCGGCGCCCGGTGGCGGGCGTGGTGCTGTTGGCGCCCTCGCCCCCCGGCGACCTGCCGGGCGCGCTGGCCCTGCCCCCCGTCCCGGCGGACGTGCTTCGCGCGGCGCCGGGCGACGCCGAGATCCGCGCGCGCTTCCTGGCGACCACGCCCGATCGCGATGTCCGTGACGTGGCGCGGCGCCTGTGCGCGGAAAGTCCGCAGGTGCTGAACGACCGATACCTGCTGCGCGTGGCCGTCGACCCGGCGTCGATCCGCGTCCCCGGCCTGTGCCTGCAAGCGGGGCTGGACACGCATGACCGGCATCCGCCGGGCCAGGACGAGGCCATCGCGCGCCGCTACGGCTTTGCCCACGCCACGCTTGCCGGACAACCGCACTGCATGATGTACGCGGACCGCTGGCAGGTCAGCGCCGCCGCCATCCTGGACTGGCACCGCAGCCGGTTCGGCTGA
- a CDS encoding LysR family transcriptional regulator: MRPLPELSVSHYRHFLLVAELGSFRAAAARAFRSQPALSLSIREMEQRLGQPLFEPTQRGTLTRFGQDCLPLARELVDHHDRVAGALCGLASSGAGSLAMASVASAATHWLPELVAVYRERYPAVSLRLFDDNSEGVERMVLAGEVELGVCSPVSRDRRLTFEPLLRDAFGLVCHRGHPLAGRKSVTWREIADLPLVGTIAHRQLAGYPQAAFMLDRQVFVSNMMSLLAMLERGVGVTVLARLGVPPDSPGLAFVPLSRPRIERELGIARLAGRSLSPPAARMEEMLREKARRGSRSVA, from the coding sequence ATGCGTCCACTTCCCGAACTTTCTGTCTCCCACTACCGGCATTTCCTGCTGGTGGCCGAACTGGGCAGCTTTCGCGCGGCGGCCGCCCGCGCGTTCCGTTCGCAGCCCGCGCTGTCGCTCTCCATCCGCGAAATGGAACAGCGCCTGGGCCAGCCGCTGTTCGAGCCGACCCAACGCGGCACGCTGACGCGCTTCGGTCAGGACTGCCTGCCGCTGGCGCGCGAACTGGTCGACCATCACGACCGCGTCGCGGGCGCGCTCTGCGGGCTGGCTTCCAGCGGCGCCGGCAGCCTGGCGATGGCGTCGGTGGCGTCCGCGGCCACGCACTGGCTGCCCGAACTGGTAGCGGTCTATCGTGAGCGCTACCCGGCCGTGTCGCTGCGGCTCTTTGACGACAACTCCGAAGGCGTCGAGCGCATGGTGCTGGCAGGCGAGGTGGAACTGGGCGTGTGCAGTCCGGTGTCGCGCGACCGCCGGCTGACATTCGAACCGCTGCTGCGCGACGCCTTCGGGCTGGTGTGCCATCGCGGTCATCCGCTGGCCGGCCGCAAGTCGGTGACCTGGCGCGAGATCGCAGACCTGCCCCTGGTGGGAACCATCGCGCATCGCCAGCTTGCGGGCTATCCGCAGGCAGCCTTCATGCTGGACCGGCAGGTGTTCGTGTCCAACATGATGTCGCTGCTGGCCATGCTGGAACGCGGGGTGGGCGTGACGGTACTGGCCCGATTGGGTGTGCCGCCGGACTCGCCCGGACTGGCGTTCGTTCCCCTGTCGCGGCCGCGCATCGAGCGCGAACTGGGCATCGCCCGGCTGGCCGGACGCAGCCTGTCCCCGCCCGCCGCGCGCATGGAGGAAATGCTGCGCGAGAAGGCGCGGCGCGGGTCGCGCAGTGTCGCTTGA
- a CDS encoding tripartite tricarboxylate transporter substrate binding protein yields MTLIRLLRPALAGACVLWAATSHAAGWPEKPVTIIVPSSAGGAADLTARTFAQFLGEKTGQTVIVEDRPGAGGIVGTNASKNAAPDGYTFLLSTNSTHSANQFLYKNLPYDAQKDFAQVGILGTFGTVGVVSPDSPYRTVPELVDYAKKHPGDVFFGYYSSSSQVPSELFKQRAGVNITGAAYKNITQIITDLRGKQIGFAFVDYLTAMGQIDGKGLIPIAVTGARPHDAWPSVPTMSTYYPDFVVAGWLGLSAPAGTPPEIVAKMNAWMQAAVQDEATARKLRALGLTPESMDVARFGAFVQEDTARWKEWIRISGIQPQ; encoded by the coding sequence ATGACCCTTATCCGCTTGCTGCGCCCGGCCCTGGCCGGCGCTTGCGTCCTGTGGGCCGCGACCTCGCACGCCGCCGGCTGGCCCGAGAAACCCGTGACGATCATCGTCCCGTCCTCGGCGGGCGGCGCGGCCGACCTGACCGCGCGGACCTTCGCCCAGTTTTTGGGCGAGAAGACCGGGCAGACGGTAATCGTCGAAGACCGGCCCGGCGCCGGCGGCATCGTCGGCACCAACGCAAGCAAGAATGCGGCGCCGGACGGCTACACCTTCCTCTTGTCCACGAACTCCACGCATTCGGCCAACCAGTTCCTGTACAAGAACCTGCCGTACGACGCGCAAAAGGATTTCGCCCAGGTGGGAATCCTGGGCACGTTCGGCACCGTGGGCGTGGTGTCGCCCGACAGCCCTTACCGCACCGTGCCCGAACTGGTGGACTACGCGAAGAAACATCCCGGTGACGTCTTCTTCGGCTACTACAGCTCGTCATCGCAGGTGCCGTCCGAACTCTTCAAGCAACGCGCCGGCGTCAACATCACCGGGGCGGCCTACAAGAACATCACGCAGATCATTACCGACCTGCGCGGCAAGCAGATCGGCTTTGCCTTCGTCGACTACCTGACCGCCATGGGCCAGATCGACGGCAAGGGTCTCATCCCCATCGCCGTGACCGGCGCGCGGCCGCACGACGCCTGGCCCAGCGTGCCGACCATGTCGACGTACTATCCCGATTTCGTCGTGGCGGGCTGGCTGGGCCTGTCGGCGCCCGCTGGCACGCCCCCCGAGATCGTCGCCAAGATGAACGCATGGATGCAGGCGGCGGTGCAGGACGAGGCCACGGCGCGCAAGCTGCGCGCCCTGGGCCTCACGCCGGAGTCGATGGACGTCGCGCGCTTTGGCGCCTTCGTGCAGGAAGACACCGCCCGCTGGAAAGAATGGATCCGGATATCCGGCATCCAGCCCCAATAA